From Sporosarcina sp. 6E9, a single genomic window includes:
- a CDS encoding urea transporter has product MPPAALNFHFFQKFYLLIASSLKGFSQVLLVGNAFSGFLILIGITLHSPLLGLMAFLSSIVGTITGKYCGGDSDLIRNGIYGFNAILCGISTILFLHGDKRWFIALFAAALAALSLKMLTKVLDKWNVPVLTIPFVFITWIGLLIAYRVDTLYMDPDFVISSPAMWNLPVEGTPTLLVGMIKGIGEVFVIDSLWTGSLILLALFWAGWRFGLYAIIGTFVSWITAYFIGADTHSLNLGLYNYNAVLTIIAVSLVFNKKPKKTPYIGTLAAMLTVPITAGLELLLDPLGLPALTFPFIICSWLFIALGKVFQGYKYKQTVPYTGYRQEISSRIEG; this is encoded by the coding sequence ATGCCACCAGCTGCACTAAACTTTCACTTTTTCCAAAAGTTCTATTTACTTATAGCTAGTTCATTAAAAGGATTTTCACAAGTTTTATTAGTGGGAAATGCCTTTTCCGGATTTCTAATTCTAATTGGAATTACATTGCACTCCCCTCTTTTGGGTTTAATGGCATTTCTAAGTTCGATTGTGGGAACAATTACAGGAAAATATTGTGGCGGAGATTCGGATTTAATTCGCAATGGAATTTATGGTTTTAACGCTATCCTTTGCGGTATTTCCACAATTCTCTTTCTTCACGGGGATAAGCGCTGGTTTATCGCGTTATTTGCCGCCGCTCTTGCCGCATTATCCTTGAAAATGCTGACAAAAGTATTGGACAAGTGGAACGTGCCTGTATTGACTATTCCATTCGTTTTCATCACATGGATTGGTCTACTTATCGCTTACCGCGTCGACACATTATATATGGATCCCGATTTTGTCATAAGTTCACCAGCAATGTGGAATTTGCCAGTTGAAGGGACGCCAACTCTATTGGTCGGGATGATCAAAGGAATTGGTGAAGTGTTCGTCATCGACTCACTTTGGACTGGATCGCTTATACTATTAGCGCTGTTTTGGGCAGGCTGGAGATTTGGGTTGTATGCCATAATTGGAACATTTGTATCGTGGATAACCGCTTATTTTATCGGAGCTGACACGCATTCGTTAAATTTGGGTCTATACAATTATAACGCCGTTTTGACAATTATCGCCGTTAGTTTAGTCTTCAATAAAAAACCGAAAAAAACGCCGTATATCGGCACGCTCGCAGCAATGTTAACAGTCCCCATAACCGCAGGATTGGAGTTGCTTCTCGACCCACTTGGACTCCCCGCATTAACATTCCCGTTCATAATATGTTCATGGCTATTTATCGCATTGGGGAAGGTTTTCCAGGGCTATAAATATAAACAAACGGTGCCTTACACGGGATATCGCCAAGAAATAAGCAGCCGAATTGAAGGATAA
- a CDS encoding VOC family protein has protein sequence MKLGAFSISLTVKDIHKSKAFYEKLGFQDLGGDISLGWLILKNGSTVIGLFQGMFEKNILTFNPGWDQNAENLDSFIDIRELQAQLKAKGVNFLTEADESSEGPASFTIEDPDGNPILVDQHR, from the coding sequence ATGAAACTAGGCGCATTTTCGATAAGTTTAACGGTAAAAGACATTCATAAATCAAAAGCATTTTACGAAAAACTAGGATTTCAAGATTTAGGTGGAGACATATCGCTGGGATGGCTGATATTGAAAAATGGAAGCACCGTAATTGGGCTATTCCAGGGAATGTTTGAAAAGAACATACTTACCTTTAATCCAGGTTGGGATCAAAACGCTGAAAATCTCGACTCTTTTATAGACATTCGAGAACTTCAAGCGCAGCTCAAAGCAAAAGGAGTTAACTTCTTAACAGAAGCGGATGAATCAAGTGAAGGGCCCGCGAGTTTTACGATTGAAGATCCGGATGGTAATCCTATTCTTGTGGACCAACACAGGTGA
- a CDS encoding alkaline phosphatase: MKKTFKKQSMIFALAGSLIVGSFVGYASQQTAKAKNPESNKKVENVIFMIPDGYSSAYATNYRLYKGEESVMDSHLVGMHRTYSANSEVTDSAAAGTAMATGTKTNNGIISMDPDGNKLETILQAAEKSGKSSGLIATSTITHATPAVFASHVESRADEKDIAPQLLQNDVDVILGGGKKYFSDDLLNKAKQDGYEIVSDAKSLKNLEKTDKLIGLFAEDSLSPELDREATDEPSLKEMTAAAINVLSNDKDGFFLMVEGSQIDWAGHANDAAWAMKDAEAFEDAVEAAMDFAKKDKKTLVVIAGDHDTGGMSVGGYGKSGANLEILKNITATGDFMASQLNEDQSNIQEVILHYTGISLTEAEINQIKQASNPAFEINSTISKHALVGWTHTGHTGTDIPVYAYGPQAHKFSGLIENTDFPTLMAEAMKIPFK, from the coding sequence TTGAAGAAAACTTTCAAGAAACAAAGTATGATTTTTGCGCTTGCTGGGAGTTTGATTGTAGGAAGCTTTGTGGGATATGCATCACAACAAACCGCTAAAGCCAAAAATCCTGAATCGAATAAAAAAGTGGAAAATGTCATTTTCATGATTCCAGACGGGTACTCTAGTGCGTATGCGACAAATTATCGATTGTATAAAGGCGAAGAATCGGTCATGGATTCCCATCTCGTTGGCATGCACAGGACGTATTCCGCAAATTCGGAAGTGACGGATTCTGCCGCGGCTGGAACAGCGATGGCAACCGGAACGAAAACGAACAATGGCATAATTAGTATGGATCCAGATGGCAATAAACTCGAAACGATTTTACAAGCTGCTGAAAAGAGTGGTAAATCTTCAGGATTAATCGCTACTTCGACGATTACCCATGCCACGCCTGCGGTATTTGCTTCACATGTTGAATCGCGCGCGGATGAAAAAGACATTGCTCCACAACTCCTTCAAAATGATGTTGACGTCATACTAGGCGGCGGTAAAAAATATTTTAGTGATGATTTATTAAACAAAGCAAAACAAGATGGTTATGAAATTGTGTCCGATGCAAAATCGTTAAAAAACTTAGAGAAAACAGACAAACTGATTGGTCTTTTTGCTGAGGATAGCTTATCCCCTGAACTAGATCGTGAGGCAACTGATGAGCCAAGCTTGAAGGAAATGACCGCAGCTGCCATTAATGTTTTAAGTAATGATAAAGATGGATTCTTTCTAATGGTTGAAGGTAGTCAAATCGATTGGGCTGGTCATGCTAATGATGCGGCGTGGGCGATGAAAGACGCTGAAGCGTTTGAAGATGCAGTTGAAGCCGCAATGGATTTCGCGAAAAAAGATAAGAAAACGCTTGTCGTTATTGCAGGTGACCACGACACCGGTGGAATGTCTGTTGGCGGTTACGGAAAATCAGGTGCGAATTTAGAAATTCTTAAAAATATAACAGCGACAGGCGATTTCATGGCATCTCAATTAAATGAAGATCAAAGTAATATTCAAGAAGTCATATTGCACTACACAGGAATTTCATTAACAGAAGCTGAAATTAATCAAATCAAACAAGCAAGCAATCCAGCATTCGAGATTAATTCAACAATCTCTAAGCATGCACTTGTCGGTTGGACTCATACTGGACATACAGGTACAGACATTCCTGTCTATGCTTATGGTCCACAAGCCCACAAATTTTCGGGTCTAATCGAAAATACAGATTTTCCGACATTAATGGCTGAAGCTATGAAAATACCATTTAAATAA
- a CDS encoding metal-dependent hydrolase has protein sequence MKVSRLGHAMFLLESNEGGRYLIDPFFDMNPGFPKKLDNDKFYKSIDAVFLTHGHFDHTSGLDKLVAVNPKLLIVAQYELAFILMQKGMENVYPINLGGSINLDDVSATMVPAKHSSSYGETEGPPMYAGEAAGYIFDFSNSLTLYHSGDTAVTSDIKLIQEIYNPTVAILSSSGHFTMGPKEAAYTVKNLLDVKYVIPSHTFPTKENAASRENYDLLLAGFPIVAEMIDKDRELVELLTDYDKTEVIVLGFGEEHEF, from the coding sequence ATGAAGGTTTCTCGTTTAGGTCACGCGATGTTTTTATTGGAGAGTAACGAAGGTGGCAGGTATCTGATTGATCCATTTTTCGACATGAATCCTGGGTTTCCAAAGAAATTAGACAACGATAAATTTTACAAATCAATTGATGCTGTTTTTCTTACGCATGGACACTTTGATCACACAAGTGGTTTGGACAAATTAGTAGCTGTCAATCCTAAGCTTTTAATTGTCGCGCAATATGAGTTGGCATTTATTTTAATGCAAAAAGGTATGGAGAATGTTTATCCGATTAATCTTGGGGGGTCTATTAATTTAGACGATGTCAGCGCTACAATGGTACCGGCAAAGCATAGTTCATCCTACGGTGAAACGGAAGGCCCTCCGATGTATGCGGGCGAAGCAGCGGGTTATATTTTTGACTTTTCAAATTCCCTGACGTTATATCATTCTGGCGATACGGCTGTCACATCTGATATTAAACTTATTCAAGAGATTTATAACCCAACAGTAGCGATTCTATCCTCTTCTGGCCATTTCACTATGGGTCCGAAAGAGGCAGCTTACACCGTGAAAAATCTATTAGACGTGAAGTATGTTATTCCTAGTCATACTTTTCCTACAAAAGAAAATGCTGCTTCCAGGGAAAACTATGACCTTTTACTGGCAGGGTTTCCAATCGTTGCGGAAATGATTGATAAAGACCGGGAATTGGTCGAGCTACTAACAGATTATGATAAAACAGAAGTGATTGTTTTAGGTTTCGGAGAGGAACATGAGTTTTGA
- a CDS encoding acyltransferase family protein, whose amino-acid sequence MERNAFFDNAKLVLIFLVVFGHMIQPFIDGSSGINTLYMWIYTFHMPAFIFLAGFFAKGSGHIRYIFNLAKKLLVPYLIFQLLYTIFYYYIGKNGWQNGVFYPQWSLWFLFSLFSWHILLSFFKKVPALFSVALAVLIGVIIGYFGEIGHAFSLSRTFVFFPFFLLGYWVKEDQVVWLKRKSVKIASLIVLAVVAVAIYFAPEFNSGWLLASKSYGDLDMPAFGGVARLLVYITSAMMAISILAWIPQTHNRLTHFGTRTLYVYLLHGFLIQLFRKGDVFQVNTIYDLLGIALISAVIVLLLSTKPVQGVWQPFIEGRITILKNVFERTTGRLDNRT is encoded by the coding sequence TTGGAGAGGAACGCATTTTTTGATAATGCAAAATTAGTATTAATATTTTTAGTTGTATTTGGTCATATGATCCAGCCATTCATTGATGGATCAAGTGGCATAAATACTTTATATATGTGGATTTACACATTTCATATGCCGGCTTTTATTTTTCTGGCAGGATTTTTTGCGAAAGGTTCGGGACATATCAGATATATTTTTAATCTAGCTAAGAAATTATTGGTGCCATACTTGATTTTCCAACTGCTATACACGATTTTTTATTACTACATCGGGAAAAATGGTTGGCAGAACGGGGTATTTTATCCGCAATGGTCACTTTGGTTTTTATTTAGCTTGTTTAGTTGGCATATACTATTATCATTTTTTAAAAAGGTGCCTGCATTATTCAGTGTGGCACTTGCAGTTTTGATTGGTGTAATTATTGGTTATTTTGGAGAAATCGGACATGCATTTAGTTTGTCACGGACGTTTGTCTTTTTCCCGTTTTTCTTACTTGGATATTGGGTGAAGGAAGACCAAGTCGTGTGGCTGAAACGTAAGAGTGTGAAAATTGCTTCATTAATTGTGTTAGCTGTTGTTGCGGTAGCGATTTATTTTGCACCTGAATTTAATTCCGGATGGTTATTGGCTTCGAAGTCTTATGGCGACCTTGACATGCCAGCGTTCGGCGGGGTCGCTCGATTACTTGTATATATCACATCAGCCATGATGGCGATCAGTATTCTAGCATGGATTCCACAAACGCATAACAGGTTAACACACTTTGGGACAAGAACATTATATGTCTATTTACTGCACGGATTTTTGATTCAACTATTCCGGAAAGGCGATGTTTTTCAGGTAAATACTATTTACGATTTACTTGGCATTGCACTGATTTCTGCGGTAATTGTTCTACTGTTATCAACTAAACCTGTGCAAGGCGTTTGGCAACCATTTATCGAGGGCAGAATCACGATACTCAAAAACGTATTTGAAAGAACGACAGGTAGGCTAGATAACAGGACGTAA
- a CDS encoding SurA N-terminal domain-containing protein, with the protein MKFKKVLLPLITGALALSLAACGEDDKAAKDEKPEAAGQEEMASAEEMQAKLAEQQVEKDKIVAIVNDEELKGEQYNATLSSIQGQMQQMGQDPSSKESAEQVKMQTLDTVVNQTLILQKAKEEKITPSESEIDQKYAEFVEQFGDEKTMKEALKSQNMNVRTVKEQIIAKSIIFEKYQDKFTPAEKVTDKEIKEYYDQAAAQNKESGQELPPLEEVSDEIKSMIEQEQQQKKLAAHVEELKAEADIKLKI; encoded by the coding sequence ATGAAATTTAAAAAAGTTTTACTTCCATTGATAACAGGAGCACTTGCATTAAGTTTAGCTGCTTGCGGTGAAGACGATAAAGCAGCAAAAGATGAAAAGCCTGAAGCAGCTGGCCAAGAAGAGATGGCGTCTGCAGAAGAGATGCAAGCGAAATTAGCTGAACAACAAGTGGAGAAGGACAAAATCGTAGCAATTGTAAATGATGAAGAACTAAAAGGTGAGCAATATAATGCGACATTGTCGTCCATTCAAGGCCAAATGCAACAGATGGGACAAGACCCATCAAGCAAAGAATCGGCGGAACAAGTAAAAATGCAAACTCTTGATACTGTAGTTAATCAAACATTGATTCTTCAAAAAGCAAAAGAAGAGAAAATTACTCCTTCTGAATCTGAGATAGATCAAAAATATGCAGAATTTGTAGAGCAATTTGGCGATGAAAAGACAATGAAAGAAGCACTCAAAAGTCAAAATATGAATGTGCGTACAGTAAAAGAACAAATAATCGCTAAATCAATTATTTTTGAAAAGTATCAAGATAAATTTACACCAGCGGAAAAAGTGACAGATAAAGAAATAAAAGAGTACTATGATCAAGCCGCGGCTCAAAATAAAGAAAGCGGTCAAGAACTCCCGCCGCTTGAAGAAGTAAGCGATGAGATTAAAAGCATGATAGAACAAGAACAACAGCAAAAAAAGCTAGCTGCACATGTAGAAGAGTTAAAAGCAGAAGCTGACATCAAGTTGAAAATATAA
- a CDS encoding small, acid-soluble spore protein tlp — MDRNNPRPNDPADYEERVRKTIGNMEAAEEAMKFAEGKELETIKEKNARRLESITSTNNEINNS, encoded by the coding sequence TTGGATAGAAACAACCCAAGACCGAATGATCCGGCTGATTATGAAGAAAGAGTGAGGAAGACAATCGGCAATATGGAAGCTGCTGAAGAGGCGATGAAATTTGCCGAAGGAAAAGAACTTGAGACGATAAAGGAAAAAAATGCAAGACGTCTGGAAAGTATTACCAGCACAAACAATGAAATAAATAATTCATAA